The sequence AGCTAAAAAGTTAGCTGAAATTTTTCATGTTTCTCCTGAAGTTTTCATCCATTTCGATTAGAAGCGATTTTATTGACTGATTTTAGATAAAAACTTTAAATGATAGTCGTTTCTGATACAACTCCAATTAGTGAGTTGACTAAAGTGAGTTATCTGAATTTACTTTATGAGTTATTTTAAGTAAATAGTAAACGTATAAACCCTTCTTGTTCAAAATGACGATCAGTTGTTAATGCTTCTGTTATTCCTCGCTTTTGCATCAAGACAAAACTAACAGCATCGCACAAGGAATAAGTTTTATCGACTCTTTCCATCAATAGAGTCATCCCTTGACAATGTAACAACTCATCAACCCAAACCACTTCAATATCGGGATGCTCCAATAAATCATTCATGAAATTTAAGGTCGGGAGTCGCGGAAACCGTCTGACTTCAGCAAGAGCAATTAATTCAGCTAAAACATAGCTATGGGTTAAACTCTGGTTAGCAAGATTAAAGTATTCAACTGCTTGCTCATGTTGCGGTTCGGCTTGATGGAGATAACAGAGCAATCCTGATGTATCTAAAAGTAACATTTAGTTTTCTGTTTCATTCT comes from Halothece sp. PCC 7418 and encodes:
- a CDS encoding type II toxin-antitoxin system VapC family toxin, with translation MLLLDTSGLLCYLHQAEPQHEQAVEYFNLANQSLTHSYVLAELIALAEVRRFPRLPTLNFMNDLLEHPDIEVVWVDELLHCQGMTLLMERVDKTYSLCDAVSFVLMQKRGITEALTTDRHFEQEGFIRLLFT